From the genome of Treponema peruense:
TATACTGCCAGTTAGATATTACTAACTATTGGTATAAATCACTTATAGAGAAAAATCGGAAGTTGAAAGGGAGAACATTGCAATGAATTTTTTTGAGAACACCCGTAAGCCGCAAGGCTTCAGTGGAAAATTGATGGCGAAGATGATGAACAGCGGCCACGCCAAGGTGTCGCAATGGGGATTCTCAAATATCTCCGCGAAGCCAGACGCTAAAGTGCTGGATGTCGGTTGCGGAGGCGGAGCAAATATTGCGGCCTGGCTGGATAAGTGCAGAAACGGCCATGTGACAGGACTGGACTATTCGGAGGTCAGTGTGGCAGAATCTCAAAAGCTGAACGCTGCTGCCATTAAACAGGGAAAATGCAGAGTGGTTCAGGGCGATGTATCGGCTATTCCCTTTCCCGATGCGGTCTTTGATTATGTCTCTGCCTTTGAGACAGTTTACTTCTGGCCGGATCTGAAAAAATGCTTTTCCGAGGTAAATCGTGTTCTGAAAAGCGGCGGAACATTTCTGATTTGCAACGAGAGCGACGGAACGAATGCCGCAGATGAAAAATGGACAAAGATGATCGGCGGTATGAAGATTTATAATCGTGATCAACTTGCCGTTGCTTTGAAAGAAGCGGGTTTTACAGAGATAAAAACGTATACAAACACAAAAAAGCATTGGATATGTATTATCGCAACAAAACAGACTTCCAGTTTATCTGAAGTTGGACAACGTGAAAAATCGGGAATTTCGGAGGAATGAAAGTATGACTGAAAAAGAGTTTACCAAGGCGGCGATATGCGAGGTATAGGATTATGGCTTTTTCAGAAGAACTAAAGGCATTTCAGGATACACATCCGTTTTCCGCAGCAATCGTGGACGGCATAGAAGTAAATTATCTGCTGTGTGGCAATGAAAGCAGCAAGATCACTTTGGTGTATCTTGTGGGCGGAACGGGCTTTTCTGTTGTTTGGTTCAATCATATCAGGCAGATGGAGAAAGATTATCGGATTCTGACCTTTGATTACCCGGTGCAGATTAATGACATGGAGCAGCTTGCGGATTTTACAATTCGGTTTGTGGAACAGATGAAAATCAAAAATCCGTTATTTATAGGCGCATCTCTGGGCGGACTTCTTGCACAGCTTATTATGCGAAAATATCCGAATGGCGATGCGGCTTACGGACTCTATTCCACATCCGCTTTGTCCGCGTCCGCTGTCAAGGACTTAATGAAGCAATACAAATCCTACGGAGTCATGCTTGCGCTTATGAAGATTGTACCCTATAGCTGGATTCGCAAAATTCTGATTAATGTCTCCAAGAAAATGGTCGGTGTTGAAAACGAGGCGGAGCAAGACCGAAAATATATGGAGGATTTCTTCGAGTGGGTTTACCAAAACTACACAAAGGAATTTGACATTCATATGACCACGCTGATGGTAAGCATAGCGAAAATAAAACCGATAACGGAGCAGGACTATAAAAAGGCTGATAAAAATGTGCTGCTCGTCCTGCCCACGGACGATAAGGCTTTTTCAGAAGCGGCGAAGAATGAGCTTATCAGTCATCTTCCGAACGCTATGGTCACAATGGTAACAGGCGGCCATACAGCCACATTGTACAAGGTTGGCACATATGCGGAAGGCACACGGAAGTTTATTGAAGAAAGAATCTCAGTTTAGAAAGCGTGTAATCTATGTCTGGGCGGGATGCTGACAGGCAGTTCAATCGGGATTTTGAGGAGGAATAGTCATGGCAGATAAAATACAAAAGGCATATCAAGATTCAAAAAATATATATGATGACGTGCTGACGCAGGGAAATATTTTCAGCAAGCTCTACATTAATTTCTTTTGGAGCGGAACAGATGATAATGAAATCGCAAGGAAAGTGCTTTCATATATCCCTGATGATTTTCACGGAAAACTGCTTGATGTACCTGTTGGGACAGCTGTATTCACATATAAGAAATGGGGAATGCTTCAAAACGCAGATATTACCTGCCTTGATTATAGCGAGGATATGATTGAACAGGCACGGGATAGAATGAAGGATTACTCCCATGTTTCCTGCGTTCAGGGAGATGTCGGAAATCTTCCGCTTAAGGATGAAAGCTGTGATATCGTCATCAGTATGAATGGTTTTCATGCTTTCCCGGACAAGAAAAAAGCCTTTAAGGAAACATGGCGTGTATTAAAACCGGGAGGCAGGTTCATCGCCTGCTTTTATATAAAGGGTGAAAAGAAAATCACAGATTGGCTTGTTAAAAATGTTTTGTCAAAAAAAGGATGGTTTACTCCACCATTCCCAACACAGGAACATCTGATGAACATTCTTAATAAGCTTTATAAGAATATAGATTTTCATGTAGAAGGGGCAATGGTCTATTTTTCGGCAGTAAAGTAGAAAACTTTCAATGCATGCATTGTCATAAGGATAATGTACTTTTGAATAGCTTCTTTTCATTTTTTCAGTTGCTTTAATATAAGCATCTGCTTTGTAATGACTTCCTCTGTCCGAGTGAATTATCAAAGGGTTTTTAATTTTTCTTGTTGCCTTTGCTTTTTCCACTGTCTTAATTACAAACTCTTCTTCCATAGTTCGTGATAATTCCTATGCAATAATTTTGCGCGAGAATAAATCCATAATTGTCGAGATGCAGCATTTGAAAGCCTACGCTTCCACGGATGCACTTAAGAACGCCTGCATTGACCCGCAACATCCGCAAAGGGCCTGGAACGGACTACGGCAAGACAGGCAAATATACCGGCATCGGCACTTTTACGATTGTGGAAGAGGCAGACGGCAAAGGCGCCTCCAGGTGGGAGCTGCTTTCATGCCGAGTGTATTGTGATAATGCCGTGACAGGACGGTGTAAAAAAACTGAAAATTCTGCAAATCTGCCGATGCCCTATTGACAAAGACCAAACCGAAAGAGTTATACTTGGTAATGAGTTAGCGGCTACTAACAGGAGGTAGCCGCATTAATTAAAAATAATGGTTAGTTAATGCTAACTTATATTAGGATGGCAAAGAAGGAGGTTTTCTTTGATCAGGATCATATTAGGCGTAGAGGGAATGGCCTGCGGTATGTGCGAGGCCCATATCAATGAGGCGATAAGGAATGCGTTCCCTGTAAAAAAAGTAACAAGCTCGCATACGAGGAAACAGACAATCATCCTTACAGAGCAGGATATCCCGGAACAGGAACTGAAAGGTGCAGTGGCAAAGGCTGGGTATGATGTTGTGTCAGTAAGCAGTGAGCCGTATGAGAAAAAAGGGCTGTTCGGAAGACTTGTGAGGTAGTGCTATGCAGACGCAGGTTTTTCAGGGTGTCATGATACCGTTTTTGGGGACAGCACTCGGCTCCGCCTGTGTGCTGTTTATGAAGAATAAACTGAACCCAATGGTGCCGGTGGGACGGGGGCTGACGGGTTTTGCGGCAGGCGTCATGGTGGTGGCTTTCCGTTGCAGAAAGGGGAAGGCGAATGTTCAAGGTTGAAAATAAATCGAAAGAAGAAATTGCGGAAATCGGAAGGAAGATCGGGGAGGCGTTTGCCGCTGAAAAGGCGGGGATTGTTACAATGCTGACAGAAGCACAGGCGGTCAAGGCTTTTGAAATAATGACTGAATATTTTTACAGGGCAGGAGTGCTGTATGCCACATCCGAAACAGGCGAAGGCTATCTTGCGTATTGGGAGAAAAAGAAAAAAAACGCAGTCGGCCCTGCGTTGCATATGATTAAGCGCTTTTTAAGGGAACTGCCGTTAAAGGCGAGTCTGACTGTCATGCAGAGCGGTGGTGAGCAGTACGCAAAGATTTTTAAGAAAGAGCGTAATTACATTGCTGTATCCATGATAGTGGTGCTACGTGAATTTCAGGGAAAGGGATTCATGCACAAGGTTTTAGAACAGCCTTTTGCCGAGGCAAGGAAGAAAAATATCCCCTGCATACTGGATACCGACACACCGCTCAAGGTGGAGAAATATATCCGATGCGGCATGAAACTGGCCGGAGAGAAGAAACTGCGGCATGGCATTTCATTGTATACAATGGCTTACTCTGCAATCCTGTCCTGATACCGCTTATCATAGGGAATCTGACAACGATGCTCCCGTGGCCGGTAAACCAGTTTGATCATTTTTCTGAATCCCTAGGGCATCTGGCGGTACTGGCTGTGGGCATGGTTGTGATATATAAGGAACAGGAAAACAGAAATAAGAAAGAAACAGGATCGTAATAGCAGTACATGAAATGGCAGGGAGTAAGAGGAATATGGCAGGCGGGTGAATCGATGTATTCTCTGGCTGCCGAAAAGCGGGAGGTGATCTGTATATGAAATATATCGGAATGCCCATGGGAATGTGGGCGCTGTTTAAAAAATCTTTTGAACAGAATCTGACCACAGAGTTTGGGCTGGACAGGAATACGGCAAAAAAAGTCACGGCAAAAGCAAAATTCCGTTATAAAGAGATCATTGCCGGACTGCCGGAATTTGAAAAGAAAGACTGTTTCAAGGTGAATATCGTCAACTGCGCCCTGCTCTCTGCCTTTGTGCTGAATATGCCAAAGCGCCCTGATGTAAAGCGGCTGACAGCATATTATGCCGGCTCCATGATGACTCCTGCCATGAGGTGGTTCTGCCGTAAGAGCGGGAAATCCAAATTTTCTGACAAGGACATCGCTTCCATGCAGGCCACTGAGCGGCTGAAGGCGGCAGACAGGAATCCTTATTCGTGGAACATGGAATTTTATCCTTATCCGGACGGCAGCGGTTATGAAGCCCGTTTTACTGCCTGCGGCATCTGTACTCTGATGCGGGAGCTTGGCCTGTACGACCTTGTCCCTGCCATGTGCCGGCTGGATTACACCATGAGCGAAGCGGGATGCGCAACAGACTTTGTCCGAAAGTACACATTGGCTTCCGGCGGACCGTACTGCGACTGCGGTTATAGAAAGAAGCCAGGCAGGAACGACAATAAAGGCTTTTGGGACAGGTGGGCAAAACGCTATGACAGAACAATAGCAATAGAAAAGAATACCTATGTACAGATTCTGCGCCGCATGAAAAAGAAACTGGACAGGGAGATGTATGTATTGGAGCTTGCCTGCGGCACAGGGGTTTTGTCCGCACAGCTTGCGGGAGGCGTAAAAATGCTGGAGGCAACGGATTTTTCAGAAAAGATGATAGAAAAGGCGAAG
Proteins encoded in this window:
- a CDS encoding class I SAM-dependent methyltransferase, whose amino-acid sequence is MNFFENTRKPQGFSGKLMAKMMNSGHAKVSQWGFSNISAKPDAKVLDVGCGGGANIAAWLDKCRNGHVTGLDYSEVSVAESQKLNAAAIKQGKCRVVQGDVSAIPFPDAVFDYVSAFETVYFWPDLKKCFSEVNRVLKSGGTFLICNESDGTNAADEKWTKMIGGMKIYNRDQLAVALKEAGFTEIKTYTNTKKHWICIIATKQTSSLSEVGQREKSGISEE
- a CDS encoding alpha/beta hydrolase — protein: MAFSEELKAFQDTHPFSAAIVDGIEVNYLLCGNESSKITLVYLVGGTGFSVVWFNHIRQMEKDYRILTFDYPVQINDMEQLADFTIRFVEQMKIKNPLFIGASLGGLLAQLIMRKYPNGDAAYGLYSTSALSASAVKDLMKQYKSYGVMLALMKIVPYSWIRKILINVSKKMVGVENEAEQDRKYMEDFFEWVYQNYTKEFDIHMTTLMVSIAKIKPITEQDYKKADKNVLLVLPTDDKAFSEAAKNELISHLPNAMVTMVTGGHTATLYKVGTYAEGTRKFIEERISV
- a CDS encoding class I SAM-dependent methyltransferase; the encoded protein is MADKIQKAYQDSKNIYDDVLTQGNIFSKLYINFFWSGTDDNEIARKVLSYIPDDFHGKLLDVPVGTAVFTYKKWGMLQNADITCLDYSEDMIEQARDRMKDYSHVSCVQGDVGNLPLKDESCDIVISMNGFHAFPDKKKAFKETWRVLKPGGRFIACFYIKGEKKITDWLVKNVLSKKGWFTPPFPTQEHLMNILNKLYKNIDFHVEGAMVYFSAVK
- a CDS encoding heavy-metal-associated domain-containing protein, which translates into the protein MIRIILGVEGMACGMCEAHINEAIRNAFPVKKVTSSHTRKQTIILTEQDIPEQELKGAVAKAGYDVVSVSSEPYEKKGLFGRLVR
- a CDS encoding methyltransferase domain-containing protein; this encodes MKYIGMPMGMWALFKKSFEQNLTTEFGLDRNTAKKVTAKAKFRYKEIIAGLPEFEKKDCFKVNIVNCALLSAFVLNMPKRPDVKRLTAYYAGSMMTPAMRWFCRKSGKSKFSDKDIASMQATERLKAADRNPYSWNMEFYPYPDGSGYEARFTACGICTLMRELGLYDLVPAMCRLDYTMSEAGCATDFVRKYTLASGGPYCDCGYRKKPGRNDNKGFWDRWAKRYDRTIAIEKNTYVQILRRMKKKLDREMYVLELACGTGVLSAQLAGGVKMLEATDFSEKMIEKAKQRAHSSRLHYSVQDATALPYAPGTFDAVIISNALHIMPSPEKALAEIRRVLKPDGILIAPTFTAAGSIFGRLKIRVMELSGFQVFHKWKPQEYLDFLKANGFTVTDKEVYGGALALTYAEAKVKKV